TTCTATTAAGAGCCAATCAACTGTGTTTGAAGGAAAAACGTCAAATGCTTCTAATCCATCATAATTCCACGGAGAAACATTGAAGGGTTGCTGCAAAGGAAGTAAGCTCCTATCCAATAAATTGGTTTTCATTTCGCCACTGTTTTGATCGTAAACTCCCTCTAACCAAACTTTTGCCTTCACTCGAACACCTGATGGTAGGCTCACAAACTTCGATAATAATTTAATGTAAGCACTTTGATAACCAATTGCGTTTTCGGTGATTTCCCATGAATTTTCAGGATAACTTGTGTTCCAATCTTTGTAAGATTTGAGTATAGGTTGGTTTTGAGGTGGTGAAATTGTGCCGCCATAAGAAGCATCAGGCGCAAAATAAGGATTCACCCCACCTGTCAAAAAGCCTGGAGGCGGGCCATAAGTCGAAACACCCACTTTGTCCCACAGTGCGCTGCCGTTGGTGAACCAAGAGTGGTAAAACTCTGTCACTGAGTTTTCTGCGCCATAATTTTCCATATTTGATAAAAAAACCAAACCCAAAGGATTGACCCCATGAAGGTAATTCAAATAAGCCATTGCAGCATTTCGATAGTGGGTTTCATTCGTAGTGTTAATGCCATAATAGACCATGTTGTAAAACATCGAACCTTTGACCGATTTCACGCCATTGCTACCCCAAACGTGGTTTCCATCTGTCAGAAATGCCCTATACGCATCGTCCTTGTTCGTAAATCGAGGTAAGTTGTCACCACTCGTTTCCACTGAGCCACCATATCTACTCAATACTTCATTGGCTATTGCAGTCGTTGCTCCGTCCAAGGCTGCATAATACAAAGCTGCATCCTGATATTCATCTTCAAAAGCATACGCAAACCACCATTGATACAAATGGAGTTGAGACCAATTGTTATCAAAAAAAGTGCGGTAGGTTCCATCATTGGTCAGTGCATACAGATAAACGGCTGCCGCAATTTGGTTGGCGGTTTGTTGGTAGTTGTCGTCTTCCGCACCCACATTCACAAAGCCTGAATTGTTGTAAGACGAAGGAATCTGTCCTGAATTTGCCTGCAACCAATTCCAAGCATTGAGGGCTGCAATCTCCAATTCATCGCCATAAGCCTGCATTTCAGTATCGTCAAGCGACTGATAGACAATGGCTGCATGGGCGAATGCGCCACAAGCCGAAATGGTGGCGGATGCCGTTGCAGGGGCATATCGGCGCACTTCGGTATCGGTACTGGGAGGGCTTGAAGCATTGAAGTTGGTGGAGGAAATTTTGTGTAAAACAGAGCCGTTTTCTTCTTGCATTTTGAGCATCCAATCCAATTCCCACTTCAATTCGTCCAAAACATCGGGAACGCCATTGTTGGATTCGGGAAGGTTGTAGTCGTCTGTCCAAATCGTGGGATTTTGCTCATAAGCCGATAATAAATCATGGACAACTCCATCGGCAAAATTGATGTATTTGTTGTAATCACCTGCATCAAACCATCCACCTGTCAAGTCTTTGGAGGTTGAAACCGAGGTGTTGGTCACCAAACGACAATCGCCATCTTGTTGTGTTCCCACAAAACTCGCTGCATCCGTCCAACCTGTTTCGGCATACGGAGCTGTTTTTGCAAAATTGCAGCGTTGGTAGAAAAAGGTACGGACTGCTGCCTTCAATACTTCGGCATATACATCTACTGCAATTTCAAAACGCCCCGAACCGACTTGATTCGTCACATCATAGATGTAATAACTGCCCGATTCAGTTAGTGCCGAAAAGTCAAACCACCACACTTTATCACCTGATTGACTATGGGTCGCGCCACTATTCCAAGTAGTTGCAGTTCCTGTGAAAACCACTGCATCATCACTCCAATTTCGGACTTGATAGGTGCTGCCTGGGGTGAAGTTATCTCCTGCATTGAAGCCAGTGATGGGATTGCTGATAACTGCTATTTTTTGGGCATCAGGTGGATAGCCAAATTGATCAACTTTGATGTGGTCGTCTATGGTTGCAGGCGCACCTATCAGTTTGAAGGACAATAGAAAAAATAGTAAAAAGCAGGGGTACTTTGGGAGGAAATTGAAGTGGATAGGGTACATAATTCAAGCAGTTGTATAGGTTTTAATAGAATTGGACTTTGGACAAAAGAAGTGGGAAGCAAGATGCGAGCTATAAAGAATTGATAATCAAAATCTTAATTCATTGATGTAATTAGGTATAAATGATTGACTATCAGTAAATTAAATTCTTGCATCTTTCCTCCTTCGTCCAAAGTATAAAATAGAAAAGGCATCATTAATTTTCCACTTGAAGATAGGGCATTTTTTTGAAATTTTGGTATTTTTAGTGGATGTTCCTAAAGATATTGCTGCAACTGCTCCTTCAATATTTTCAAGGCTTTAGAGATGTGGTTTTCGACAGTATTGACCGAAATCTGCAATTCTTCGGCGATTTGCTTGTAGGTCATGTATTCATAACGACTGAGAATAAATACGGTTCTGCATTTGGGAGGCAAAGTAGATAGGGCGGCATCAATATCGCTTGTCAATTGGGCTGCTTGCAGATAATCTTCTGCCGTATTTTTGTGGGAAGAAATATGTGCCTCAACTGTATTCAAATCATCTGTTGGATTGCGGCGATTTTTTTGAAGATAATTCAGAGAGGTATTGACTACTGCTCGATGTAGATAGGCTTTTAGGGATGTATTGATTTGGATGTTTTCTCGCTTTGTCCAAAATTTCATAAATACTTCTTGTACTACGTCTTTTGATACATCCTTGGACTGCAACAAACGATGGGCTGTCAAACAGAGGGAAGCGTGATAGGTTTTGAATATAATTTCGATTGCCTTTGTTTCATCTGTTTGAAGCAATTGCAGCAAGTAGTCGTCATCGAAATTATGCTTGGTCATGTAGTTTGATTTTTGTTGAATGCCAGCTTTTAGTGAAAAGAATAGATTTTTAGTCAAAGGTTGCACCAACAAAGATAGAAAATGGATACAAAGGAAATCAAAAAATTAACATTCAACTTTTACTAAATCAATACGCTTATCACAAGTATTCCGTAGCTTTGGTGCAGAAAACTCACCTCATTAAATATTGTATAGATGAAATCATTTTTTTATATTTCTTTCTTAATCTGGACTTTGATTGGCTGCAATAAAAACATGAACCAACCCAAAGGCGCACACCAAATCAAAGTGGCATTCTACAATGTCGAAAACCTATTCGACACCAAAGATGACCCAAATACGATAGATGAGGAGTTTATGCCAGAATCTGAAAAAAAATGGACGGAAGAACGCTACATCAAAAAACTCAACGATCTCTATAAAGTATTGAGTGGCATAGAAGGGGAAGGCAATGTGCCTGCGCTGATTGGTTTAGCGGAGGTAGAAAACAAAAGTGTGTTGCGGGATTTGATTCGCCAAACGTCTATCAATGAGCGTTATGGAATCGTTCACCACGAATCTCCCGATGCAAGGGGCATTGATTGTGCCTTACTTTACGATAGTTCGGTTTTCAAAGTGCTTGAAGAAGAAGCCCTCCCTGTCCACTTCGATTTTGATCCCGAAGTGACTACTCGTGATATCATCTATGTGAAAGGTCAAATCAAGGACACGGACAAACCCTTACACGTTTTTGTGAACCATTGGTCCTCTCGACGAGGAGGGGAAGATGTATCTGAACCTAAAAGGGTGAATTGCGCTTTGGTATTGAAGGGAAAATTGGTGGAGATTTTTCGGGCAGATCCAGATGCAAAAGTCATCATCATGGGCGACTTCAATGACGAACCCAACAATAAAAGTATCGTGGAAACACTTGGCGCAAAATCTTCTTCAAAAGACCTGAAAAACAACGAATTGTTCAATACTTCGGCGGCACTCGACAAAGCAGGTAAGGGAACGTATAACTATCGAGGGGATTGGAACATGCTCGACCAAATGATTGTATCAGGTGGATTGCTGAACGACAATAAGGGAGTGAGGGCAAATTCAGAAGTGACTATTTTTCAAGAAGATTGGATGATGTATGACGACAAAAAGAGTGGAAAAGTGCCGAACAAAACCTACGGTGGACCCAACTATTATGGAGGATACAGCGACCATCTACCGATTTTTTTGATTTTGAACTATTGATTTTACGTTCAACTCTTTTTCACAAACGCTCTCGACTTGCACTCGTTGCAAACGAGCGCAAGATGGTTTTATAATCAAAAATAAACCGATTTTTAGTACATTCGCTGATTCAGAAAAAAAACAACCCTCCCATCATGCGAAAAATACTCTTTCTCCTCCTCTTTATCACCACTTCAATAAACGCCCAAAACAAAGCCGAATTCTTCAAAGCCATTCCTTATTTGGATGGCTCTGAACCCGCTTGGGCGAGCTTGATGTACTCCGAAAATCCCAATGTGTATGAGGTCATAGAACAGCACGATGCCTTCTACAAAACGCATGAATTTGAAAAAAACATCCACACCCAAAACTACAAATTTTGGCTCATCCACATTGGAGAATACCTAAACGACAAGGGTTTTATTGAATCCAAAAATCCAGAAAGAGAAAAATGGATTAACCAATTGAAGCAAAAACGGCAAAGCGAAGCCCTTCAAAAAAAGACCGATATTTGGGCTGCAATAGGCCCTTTTGAAACCTACGCTGATGACGACAATTTAGGCGTGATTCCCGTTTCTTGGCAGGTCAATGTCTATTGCATCGACCAATCAGTTTCCAATCCCAATGTCTTGTATGCAGGCACAGAAGGACAAGGTGCATGGAAAACCACCGACAAAGGTTTGAACTGGACTTTAATCACCAAAAATGAGGACATCAGAGGCATTCAAGACATCAAAGTAGCCGCAACGGACGAAAATTTGGTCTATCTCGCCGACAACTCCAATATCTATCAATCCACAGATGGCGGCACGACTTGGGCATCCGTTTACTCCATCAATGGCACTTACCAAATCGTCATACATCCCACCAATCCCGATATTGTTTTTGCAGTTGGTCAAAATGGACTACACAAAACTACCAATGGCGGCGACACATGGACAGAACAGTACGGCGACAAATTTTGGGACATCAATTTTCACCCAATTCAACCCAACATTCTCTACACCCTTCGCCACAATCCAACTTTGCAGTATGCCGAATTTTGGAAATCCACAGACACAGGGACAACGTGGACACAAGTAAATAATGGTTGGTACAATCCCATCAATGCCAACTTCAATGAACACATAGACTACGGTGCATTGATAGCCGTTACCCCACTCGAACCCAACAAAGTATATGTCGGCATGATGGGCAATCACAAGGTCCAAGACAATGTATGGATAGGCGTGTATCGAAGTGAAAACGAAGGCGAATCTTGGACCAATCCTATTCAAGATGGAGGACCTTACAACACCATTACCAATCAAAATTTGGCCACAAGTGGACGAACAAGCGGTTTTTCACAAACCTTCTATGACTTTGGTTTTGACGCTTCCCACACCGTTGCAGGGAAATTGTATTTGGGCGTTTTGTCGCTGTCCGTTTCCTCCAATGGCGGCAATTCTTGGACGAGAATTGGAGGCTACGATACCCCTTCCGAAAGCGACGCAGGTTGGATTCACCCCGACATTCAAGACATCCACGTTTTGGGCGGTGATGTTTGGGTAGCTACAGACGGCGGCATCAACTACTCCAATGACGAATTTGCAACACATGAATCCCGCAAAAATGGATTGGTGGGTTCTCATTTTTGGGGTTTGGGGCAAGGCTGGAACAAAGATGTATTGGTCGGTGGACGCTACCACAACGGTAATACAGCCCTCTACGAAGTCTATGGCACAGGCAATTCCAGCAGACTCGGAGGAGGTGAAGCCGCAACAGGTTATGTAGATTTGTTGAATCCCTTGACCACCTATTTTTCGGATATTTCTACGAGTCTGCTTGACCCCACGATTGCAGGGAAACAAAGCTATACGGGGCAACTCGGCAAATATCCACATGAATCCTATTTTCATGCAGAAAACAGCGAAATCGTGCGAGACCCACGTTATGCCCATCACCTCTATTTGGGCGCATCGACAGGTCTACAAGATGGCGGTTTTTGGAAATCCACCGACAATGGCAATTCCTTTGACCTCCTACATAGCTTTGGCTCAGGCAAGGTGACAGGCATTGAAGTCTCTCGACAAAATCCCGACTTACTCTATTGTGTTTATAACAAAACCAACATTTACAAATCATTAGATGGCGGACGCACTTGGGATGTCACTGCAAATCTCCCCTCATCGGGCAGCAAACTCATCAGCATCAATCCCGCCAACGACCAAGAATTGTGGATTTTTGCGAACACCAACAACGACACAAACAAAGTTTTCAGAACCACAGATGGCGGCGCAAATTGGAGCAATATGACTACTTCTACATTAGACGGGCACCGCATCAACGATGGCTTTTTTCAAGGAGGCAGCCAACATTCAAGAGTTTATGTTGTGTCGTCTTACGGCTTGTTTTATTGGGACGATATTGCAGCAGAATGGATAGACTACCACGAAGGATTGCCCTTTGTGATGGGCGATGTCAAGCACATTTTCAAGCCCTTTTACAGAGACAGTAAAATCCGATTGTCTTCCGTGATGGGCATTTGGGAAGCACCTTTTGAAGAAACATCCCTGCCTTTAGCACAGCCCATGACCAGTCAAGATATCGTTTATTGCAGCAGAGATACCGTTCAATTTGACTGCTATTCCATTCTGAATCACGCAGATGCAATATGGCAATGGACTTTTTCTCCCGAACCGCTATGGGTCAGTTCTACCACCGAACGCAATCCAAAAGTCCTACTTCAAAACGAAACAAGCTATGATGTGACGCTGACTGTAACGGACGGAAACGGCAATTCTGACAGCAAAACCATCCCCAACATGGTCACGGTTTTGAGCCAATGCGAAGCCGAAAAAACCACAGGTCTTGCGCTCCAAACCTCAAACGATGGCGATTGGGTGCAAACCCCAAACATTCCCTTCACCTCCAATACCGTTACGATGACTGCATGGGTCAAACCCAATGGGATTCAGCCTGAATATTCGGGCATTGTGATGAATGATGGTACAACAGCAGGCTTCAATTTCAGGGAATCCAATAATACGCTTGGCTACCATTGGCCAGGCGGTGCTTGGTGGTGGGATTCGGGTTTGGAAGTGCCAGCCGATGAATGGTCACATGTCGCATTGGTCGCAACACCCAACTCATTGACTGTCTATGTGAACGGCATTGGAAGTACCCACACAACTGACTTGGAAGTAGTGGATTTTGGCAGCCTCAAAATCGGCAGTTACAAGGCTTGGGGCGGACGAAACTACAAGGGCTTGATAGATGAAGTGTGTATTTGGAACCGTTCTTTGAGCCAAGACGAAATCCGAGAACTACGCCACCTCACCCAAATCCCCATCAACGACCCCGACATTATCGCCTACTACCAATTCAATGACAATGCCAAAAGCATCTTGGATAGAGCCGATTCCTACCATGCCGCCCTTGTCGGACAAGCCGAACTTACGCCCTCTAACGCACCCTTTGGAGGCGGAGTCAGTCACCGCACAATGATCAATGTAGCAGGTACTTACGATTTTGGAGAAACAGGCACACAGCTTACTTTTGCTTCAAATGCCACTTATCCCAATGGAGAAATCGTGGTCAGTCGTTTGGATGTTTTACCCAATACCATCCCAAATGACAACTCGATTCAAAGTCAAAACTTGCAGCAACATTGGATAATAAACAACTACGGCAGCAATCCCTCTTTTGCAGCCCTGCAAAATCTGCAATTCAACCCTTCAGCCTTCAATCATGCCCTTCAATCGGTGCAAAACGCTCCGCAAATTTCGCTCTACCAAAGGTCGGAGAACAGTGAAGCAAACGATTGGTCTGAAAGCTGCAATGCCGCTACTTTTTCTGCAATGGGAAACGGCTCTTTTGGCTTCAATGCCGACTGCAATCTCACTGAATCGGGTCAGTTTTTCTTGACCACCAAAACCATTCCTGTCAAGTTAAAAGCCATTTTAGAAGGTGCTTACAATCTTCAAACTGCTTCAATGACCAATCAACTGCAAAACAACAACTTACTCCCACTTCAACAGCCCTACAATTCCGAGCCGTGGAACTATACAGGCAGCGAACAGGTCGCCACCAAAAGCCTTTTCCCTTCAAATGTGGTGGATTGGGTATTGATTGAAGCCAGAGATGCCGCCAACGAAAATGCTTTTTTGACTTCAAAAGCTGCCCTTTTGCTACAAAATGGTACGATTCGGGATGTGGATGCAAGTGTTGCGGAGGGGGTGTATTTCAGCGGTTTGGATGCCGAAACCGACTATCGCTTTGTATTGCGTCACCGCAACCATTTGGCGGTCATGACCTCCACTGCTTTTTCGATTCCTAACGCCACTACTTATGATTGGTCTATGGGCGCAAATCAAGCTTTGGGGCAGCACCAATTGAAGCAAATGAGTTCAGGTGTTTTTGCCTTACACGCAGGGGATTTTGACGGAGATTCGGTGATTACTGTTGCAGATTACAATTTGTATATTTCTCAATTGGCTACACTGAACATCTATATACTTGGGGATTTGAATTTGGATGGTCAGGTGACGGTGGCAGATTTTAATTTGTATCTGCCAAATAGTAGCTTGATTGGGGTGGTGAAGGAGTAGGACAGCAAAAAATCAATTGAACGGCAACTTATCTTTCTTCTAAATGCTTCAATTCAATCAAGTTGAGCAACAAATCATTGTACCAACATGAACAAAGAACACCTTCGATCCATCTTCTACCACTTTCTCATTTGGACGTTTGCTTTTGCTTTTTGGAATCTATTGCGAAATTTTGGTCAGGAGGTCATTCGTCCAGCCGAAATAAGTTTTTTGCAGTATGTGCGTGTCAATGTAGCAATGGGTCTATTTGCAGGAATTGCTTTTGGTTCTCTTTCATATTTCATTGAAAAAAACGTGGTAAAGCGCACTACATTTGGTCAAGCCATTTTGTTTGGAGTATTTACCTATCTGATTGCCATCATTTTGTTTATTTCATTCGGAATGAGGGTTATTTCGTTGGTCGTTGGCATTGAACTGAACTGGGAAACGTACAAACAGTTTGTCTTTACAAAGCAGATTCTACTTTTCATTTTTTATTGTTTTCTCGTGGGCTTCATAGTAGATTTTGTCAAACAGATAGACAAAAAATTCGGACCTGGCAATCTTTGGCGAATGTTGAAAGGGGAATTTTACCACCCAAAGGAAGATGAAAAAATATTCATGTTCCTTGACTTGAAGGACTCAACCAGAATTGCAGAAAAATTGGGGCATTTGCTCTACAGTGAGATGATTCAAGATTGTTTCCAAGACCTTGAAGTTGTCCAAGAGTACCATGCAGAAGTCTATCAATATGTGGGAGATGAGGCTGTATTGACTTGGTCGAAAGAGGTAGGGATTGAAAACTCCAATTGCTTGAGGGCTTATTTCGACTTCAAAAAAAGACTATTGGATCGTTCTGCCTATTACGAAAAGAAATATGGACTTATTCCGCAATTCAAAGCGGGTTTGAACTGCGGCAAAATTGTGGTAGCAGAGGTAGGTGAGATTAAACGAGAAATTGCCTACCACGGTGATACCATCAATACGGCTGCCAGAATACAAGGTCAATGCAATGAACTGGAAAAGAGCTTGTTGATATCTGAATTTTTGAAGAACTGCTTGGCATCTCATAATGGTTTTTTGATTGAGCATGTAGGAAATCTATTGCTGAAAGGCAAAGTGGAGACAGTCAATGTTTACAGCGTGGAAGTTTCTACTTCAACAGAGGAGTAGGTGAATCTCCTCAAATATGCGGTAAAAATAAACTCCCCCATTCGATTTCTTTTGGGCTTCAACTAATAACCCGAACTTCCTCAAACAAATGTTCAATTTGTAATTGATTGGTAACGATACTCAAATAATATTTGTTCTTTTTGACTCCTAGGGTTGTTAGAAAAGTAAGAAATACATTTTTTGGGGTTTTGGTTTGTGTCTTAAAAACTTCCACTTTTTGCTGCAATTGCAGTGCATAGGATGGGTTGATTTCAAAAATTTGGTTGTAGAATTTCAATTCAAAAATGTTGATGCAATTGTCGCTTCGGTCAATCACCAAGTCAATTTGTGTTCCCTTTGTTGAGTCATCGCCCCTATAAGACCAGGTAAAATCATTTGTGACGATTCCATGAATCCCCAAAGCCTGCTTAATGGGTTGAATGTGTCTAAGGCAAAGATTCTCAAAAGCATATCCCAACCAAATTTTGTAGGTATTTTGATTGGAAAGATACAACCAACTGTTATTTAATTTGTTGTTTTTCAGAAACTTAAAATAAAAAAGTGTGTATTCATCCATCAAACGATACAAAGACTTTCCTGTCTTTGGATAATACGCATAAACCTGCTCTACAAAACCACACT
This window of the Chitinophagales bacterium genome carries:
- a CDS encoding glycoside hydrolase family 9 protein yields the protein MYPIHFNFLPKYPCFLLFFLLSFKLIGAPATIDDHIKVDQFGYPPDAQKIAVISNPITGFNAGDNFTPGSTYQVRNWSDDAVVFTGTATTWNSGATHSQSGDKVWWFDFSALTESGSYYIYDVTNQVGSGRFEIAVDVYAEVLKAAVRTFFYQRCNFAKTAPYAETGWTDAASFVGTQQDGDCRLVTNTSVSTSKDLTGGWFDAGDYNKYINFADGVVHDLLSAYEQNPTIWTDDYNLPESNNGVPDVLDELKWELDWMLKMQEENGSVLHKISSTNFNASSPPSTDTEVRRYAPATASATISACGAFAHAAIVYQSLDDTEMQAYGDELEIAALNAWNWLQANSGQIPSSYNNSGFVNVGAEDDNYQQTANQIAAAVYLYALTNDGTYRTFFDNNWSQLHLYQWWFAYAFEDEYQDAALYYAALDGATTAIANEVLSRYGGSVETSGDNLPRFTNKDDAYRAFLTDGNHVWGSNGVKSVKGSMFYNMVYYGINTTNETHYRNAAMAYLNYLHGVNPLGLVFLSNMENYGAENSVTEFYHSWFTNGSALWDKVGVSTYGPPPGFLTGGVNPYFAPDASYGGTISPPQNQPILKSYKDWNTSYPENSWEITENAIGYQSAYIKLLSKFVSLPSGVRVKAKVWLEGVYDQNSGEMKTNLLDRSLLPLQQPFNVSPWNYDGLEAFDVFPSNTVDWLLIELRDLSNNTLILAQKACVLLKDGTIAGMDGLEGVTFTNLGSGDYYVSIKSRHHLALLSANVVFLPNETAFDFGNADNIEGGTLQLADLGSGVRACFAGDFDSNGIVSVADFNHFTNNMAQLNQYLDADCNMDGNVTVEDYNFYRQNASVIGVEAIRY
- a CDS encoding RNA polymerase sigma-70 factor; this encodes MTKHNFDDDYLLQLLQTDETKAIEIIFKTYHASLCLTAHRLLQSKDVSKDVVQEVFMKFWTKRENIQINTSLKAYLHRAVVNTSLNYLQKNRRNPTDDLNTVEAHISSHKNTAEDYLQAAQLTSDIDAALSTLPPKCRTVFILSRYEYMTYKQIAEELQISVNTVENHISKALKILKEQLQQYL
- a CDS encoding LamG-like jellyroll fold domain-containing protein, yielding MRKILFLLLFITTSINAQNKAEFFKAIPYLDGSEPAWASLMYSENPNVYEVIEQHDAFYKTHEFEKNIHTQNYKFWLIHIGEYLNDKGFIESKNPEREKWINQLKQKRQSEALQKKTDIWAAIGPFETYADDDNLGVIPVSWQVNVYCIDQSVSNPNVLYAGTEGQGAWKTTDKGLNWTLITKNEDIRGIQDIKVAATDENLVYLADNSNIYQSTDGGTTWASVYSINGTYQIVIHPTNPDIVFAVGQNGLHKTTNGGDTWTEQYGDKFWDINFHPIQPNILYTLRHNPTLQYAEFWKSTDTGTTWTQVNNGWYNPINANFNEHIDYGALIAVTPLEPNKVYVGMMGNHKVQDNVWIGVYRSENEGESWTNPIQDGGPYNTITNQNLATSGRTSGFSQTFYDFGFDASHTVAGKLYLGVLSLSVSSNGGNSWTRIGGYDTPSESDAGWIHPDIQDIHVLGGDVWVATDGGINYSNDEFATHESRKNGLVGSHFWGLGQGWNKDVLVGGRYHNGNTALYEVYGTGNSSRLGGGEAATGYVDLLNPLTTYFSDISTSLLDPTIAGKQSYTGQLGKYPHESYFHAENSEIVRDPRYAHHLYLGASTGLQDGGFWKSTDNGNSFDLLHSFGSGKVTGIEVSRQNPDLLYCVYNKTNIYKSLDGGRTWDVTANLPSSGSKLISINPANDQELWIFANTNNDTNKVFRTTDGGANWSNMTTSTLDGHRINDGFFQGGSQHSRVYVVSSYGLFYWDDIAAEWIDYHEGLPFVMGDVKHIFKPFYRDSKIRLSSVMGIWEAPFEETSLPLAQPMTSQDIVYCSRDTVQFDCYSILNHADAIWQWTFSPEPLWVSSTTERNPKVLLQNETSYDVTLTVTDGNGNSDSKTIPNMVTVLSQCEAEKTTGLALQTSNDGDWVQTPNIPFTSNTVTMTAWVKPNGIQPEYSGIVMNDGTTAGFNFRESNNTLGYHWPGGAWWWDSGLEVPADEWSHVALVATPNSLTVYVNGIGSTHTTDLEVVDFGSLKIGSYKAWGGRNYKGLIDEVCIWNRSLSQDEIRELRHLTQIPINDPDIIAYYQFNDNAKSILDRADSYHAALVGQAELTPSNAPFGGGVSHRTMINVAGTYDFGETGTQLTFASNATYPNGEIVVSRLDVLPNTIPNDNSIQSQNLQQHWIINNYGSNPSFAALQNLQFNPSAFNHALQSVQNAPQISLYQRSENSEANDWSESCNAATFSAMGNGSFGFNADCNLTESGQFFLTTKTIPVKLKAILEGAYNLQTASMTNQLQNNNLLPLQQPYNSEPWNYTGSEQVATKSLFPSNVVDWVLIEARDAANENAFLTSKAALLLQNGTIRDVDASVAEGVYFSGLDAETDYRFVLRHRNHLAVMTSTAFSIPNATTYDWSMGANQALGQHQLKQMSSGVFALHAGDFDGDSVITVADYNLYISQLATLNIYILGDLNLDGQVTVADFNLYLPNSSLIGVVKE
- a CDS encoding adenylate/guanylate cyclase domain-containing protein, which gives rise to MNKEHLRSIFYHFLIWTFAFAFWNLLRNFGQEVIRPAEISFLQYVRVNVAMGLFAGIAFGSLSYFIEKNVVKRTTFGQAILFGVFTYLIAIILFISFGMRVISLVVGIELNWETYKQFVFTKQILLFIFYCFLVGFIVDFVKQIDKKFGPGNLWRMLKGEFYHPKEDEKIFMFLDLKDSTRIAEKLGHLLYSEMIQDCFQDLEVVQEYHAEVYQYVGDEAVLTWSKEVGIENSNCLRAYFDFKKRLLDRSAYYEKKYGLIPQFKAGLNCGKIVVAEVGEIKREIAYHGDTINTAARIQGQCNELEKSLLISEFLKNCLASHNGFLIEHVGNLLLKGKVETVNVYSVEVSTSTEE